A genomic segment from Dermacentor silvarum isolate Dsil-2018 chromosome 11, BIME_Dsil_1.4, whole genome shotgun sequence encodes:
- the LOC125941383 gene encoding uncharacterized protein K02A2.6-like, with the protein MLGTRVVVPAKLQGFVLDEIHDGHPGIVRSKELARSYVWWPTLEADLELRIRSCASCQEQRNAPTNAPLHPWSWPTSPWQRVHIDFAGPFQNTMLLVVVDAHSKWPEVFEMRSTTTESTMRCLTELFARFGFPETIVSDNGPQFASQEFKHFVQAMGARHVLTAPYHPSSNGLAERFIQTLKNALRKDGTGETLQYVQPPRGAPSPGVATRISCYRGLQRTLPLGMEQLVKLRPASSWFFPRLTTHQFLQVNNRPG; encoded by the exons ATGTTGGGCACAAGAGTAGTCGTCCCTGCAAAGCTGCAAGGCTTCGTTCTCGACGAAATCCATGACGGCCATCCCGGCATCGTGCGCAGCAAGGAACTAGCACGCAGCTACGTGTGGTGGCCAACTCTTGAGGCGGACCTCGAACTTCGTATCAGAAGCTGCGCTAGTTGTCAAGAGCAACGTAACGCTCCAACCAACGCACCTCTTCACCCTTGGTCATGGCCAACCTCACCGTGGCAGCGTGTTCACATTGACTTTGCGGGACCTTTTCAGAATACCATGCTTTTAGTGGTGGTAGATGCACATTCTAAATGGCCAGAGGTTTTCGAAATGCGATCGACAACTACAGAAAGCACGATGCGTTGTTTGACCGAGCTCTTCGCACGTTTTGGTTTCCCTGAAACAATTGTTTCCGATAATGGACCTCAATTTGCTTCGCAGGAGTTCAAGCACTTCGTGCAGGCAATGGGGGCGCGGCACGTCCTCACGGCTCCCTACCACCCCAGCTCCAATGGGCTGGCAGAGCGTTTCATTCAGACCTTAAAGAATGCGCTCCGCAAAGACGGCACAGGAGAAACACTGCAG TACGTGCAACCACCCCGAGGGGCACCTTCACCTGGCGTTGCCACCAGGATCAGCTGCTACAGAGGCCTGCAGAGGACGTTACCCCTAGGCATGGAACAGCTCGTGAAGTTACGACCAGCGAGTTCCTGGTTTTTCCCGAGACTGACGACGCACCAGTTCCTCCAAGTCAACAACCGTCCAGGGTAA